cccacccccaccccacccccaccccacccccacccccaccACACCCCCCaccaccccacccccaccccacccaccccaccccaccccacccccccacCCCACCCACCCCCCACCCCCACCCACCCCACCACCCACACCCACCCCAACCCACACCCCCACCacccccccaccccacccccaccccaccccaccccacccccaccccaccccaccccaccacccacccccaccccccacccccacccacccccacccaccccacccccaccccccacccaccccaccccacccccaccccaccccccaccacccacccccaccccacccaccccaccccacccccacccacccccacccaccccaccacccaccccccacccccacccccaccccaccaccccccacccccacccccaccccacccccaccccacccaccccacccccaccccacccccaccccccccaccccaccccaccccacccccacccaccccaccccaccccaccccacccccacccccccccacccccaccacccccaccccaccacccccacccacccccacccccacccccaccccaccccacccaccccccacccccaccccaccccaccccaccccccaccccacccccaccacccccaccccaccacccacccaccccaccccacccccacccaccccccaccccacccccccacccccaccccacccccaccccaccccacccaccaccccaccccaccccaccccaccccccacccccaccccacccaccacccccacccccaccccacccccaccccaacccccacccacccccaccccaccccccaccccaccccacccaccccaccccccaccccccacccaccaccccccaccccaccccacccccccaccccaccaccccacccccaccaccaccccaccccaccccaccccccaccccaccccacccccaccccacccccaccccaccccaccccaccccaccaccccacccccacccaccccccaccccacccccacccccaccccacccccccccacccccaccccacccccacaccccacccccaccccaccccacccccaccccacccacccaccccacccacccccacccacccccacccaccccacccacccacccccaccccaccacccccaccccacccccaccccacccccaccccacccccaccccaccaccacccaccccaccccacccccaccccaccccacccccacccccaccccacccccaccccaccccacccacccacccaccccaccccacccccacccacccccacccacacccccacccacccccacccaacccccaccccacccccacccacCCCACCCCACCCACCACCCACCCACCACCACCCCACCACCCCCCACCACACCCCAACCCCACCCCACCCCACCACACCCACCCCCACCCACCACCACCACCCACCCCAACCCCACCCACCCACCCAaccccaccccaccccaccccaccccaccccacccccaccccacccccaccacccacccaccaccccacccccacccacccccaccccaccccacccacaccccacccacccccaccccacccaccccaccccaccccaACCCACCCCACACCCCCAACCCACCCCCAACCCACACCCCCACCCCACCCACACCcaacccccaccccacccccaacCCACACCCACCAACCAACCCCACCACACCCCACCCAACCCCCCACCACCACACCCACAACCACCCAACCCACACCCAATCCCACCACACCCAACCAACCCACCACCCCACCCCAACCCCACCCAACACCCACCCCAAACCCACCCACACCCCACCCAACCCACCCCACCACCACACCAACCAAACCCAACCCACACCCAACCCAAACCACACCAACCACCACCCACACCAACCCAACCCAACCCAACCACACCCAACCCCACCCACACCCAACCCACCCCAACCACACCCAACCACCCAACCCAAACCACACCCAACCCAACCAACCACCAACCAACCAAACCCCAACCACCAACCAACCAAACCAACCCAACCCAACCAAACCCCAACCCACAACCAACACCAaacccaacccaaccaaccaaccaatccaaaccaaaccaaaccaaaccaCAACCAAACCAAATCCAACCAATCCAACCAAACcccaaccaaatccaaaccaaatccaatccaaaccaatccaaatccaatccaaaatccaatccaaatccacaccaaaccaaccaaaccaaaccaaatccaatccaaatccaatccaaaccaatccaaatccaatccaatccaaatccaatccaaaaccaatccaaatccaatccaatccaatccaatccaaatccaatccaaatccaatccaatccaaaccaaatccaaatccaaaccaatccaatccaatccaaatccaaaccaatccaaccaaatccaatccacaaccaatccaatccaaccaatccaaaccaatccaatccaaaccaatccaatccaaatccaatccaaccaaccaaaccaaaccaatccaaaccaaccaatccaaaccaaccaatccaaatccaaccacaACCCAAACCaaccaatccaaaccaatccaaacccaaccaaaccaatccaaaccaatccaaaccaatccaaccaatccaaatccaaccaaatccaaaccaatccaaaccaatccaaaccaatccaaccAATCCacaccaaatccaaatccaaccaatccaatccaaatccaatccaaatccaatccaaatccaatccaaatccaatccaaatccaatccaaaccaatccaaatccaatccaaatccaatccaaatccaatccaaatccaatccaaatccaatccaaatccaatccaaatccaatccaaatccaatccaaatccaaaccaaatccaatccaaatccaatccaaatccaatccaaatccaatccaaatccaatccaaatccaatccaaatccaatccaaatccaatccaaatccaatccaaatccaatccaaatccaatccaaatccaatccaaatccaatccaaatccaatccaaatccaatccaaatccaatccaaatccaatccaaatccaatccaaatccaatccaaatccaatccaaatccaatccaaatccaatccaaatccaatccaaatccaatccaaatccaatccaaatccaatccaaatccaatccaaatccaatccaaatccaatccaaatccaatccaaatccaatccaaatccaatccaaatccaatccaaatccaatccaaatccaatccaaatccaatccaaatccaatccaaatccaatccaaatccaatccaaatccaatccaaatccaatccaaatccaatccaatccaatccaaatccaatccaaatccaatccaaatccaatccaaatccaatccaaatccaatccaaatccaatccaaatccaatccaaatccaatccaaatccaatccaaatccaatccaaatccaatccaaatccaatccaaatccaatccaaatccaatccaaatccaatccaaatccaatccaaatccaatccaaatccaatccaaatcaatccaaatcaatccaaatccaatccaaatccaatccaaatccaatccaaatccaatccaaatccaatccaaatccaaatccaatccaaatccaatccaaatccaatccaaatccaatccaaatccaatccaaatccaatccaaatccaatccaaatccaatccaaatccaatcatcaaatccaatccaaatccaatccaaatccaatccaaatccaatccaaatccaatccaaatccaatccaaatccaatccaaatccaatccaaatccaatccaaatccaatccaaatccaatccaaatccaatccaaatccattccaatccAAATCTTTTCTTATCCGTTTCTAATCCGTTtcaaatccgttccaaatccgttccaaatccgttccaaatccgttccaaatccgttccaaatccgttccaaatccgttccaaatccgttccaaatgCGTTTCAAATGCTTTTCTAATTCGTTTCTAAATCCGTTCCAAATGCGTTCCAGATCCGTTCAAAATCCTTTCGAAATCCGTTAGAAATCCTTCCGAAATCTGTTCCAAATCCGTTCCACATTCGTTCCAAATTCGTTCGAAATCCGTTCGAAATCCGTTAGAAATCCGTTCGAAATCTGTTCCAAATCCGTTCCACATTCGTTCCAAATTCGTTCGAAATCCGTTCAAAATCCGTTCGAAATCCGTTCAAAATCCGTTCGAAATCTgttccaaatccgttccaaattcGTTCGAAATCCGTTCGAAATCTgttccaaatccgttccaaattcGTTCCAAATTCGTTCCAAATTCGTTCCAAATTCGTTCCAAATTCGTTTCTCAATCCGTTtcaaatccgttccaaatccgtTACAAATCCATTCCAAGTTCGTTCGaaatccgttccaaatccgttccaaatccgttccaaatgCGTTCCAAATCCGTTTCTAATCCATTtcaaatccgttccaaatccgttccaaatccgttccaaatccgttccaaatccgttccaaatccgttccaaatccgttccaaatccgttccaaatccgttccaaatccgttccaaatgCGTTTCAAATCCGTTTCTAATCCGTTtcaaatccgttccaaatccgttccaaatccgttccaaatccgttccaaatccgtTCGAAATCCATTCAaaatccgttccaaatccgttcaaAATCCGTTCGAAATGCGTTCGAAATCCATTCGAAATCCGTTCGAAATCCGTTCGAAATCCATTCGAAATCCGTTCGAAATCTgttccaaatccgttccaaattcGTTCCAAATTCGTTCCAAATCCGTTTCAAATCCGTTCCAAATTCGTTCGaaatccgttccaaatccgttccaaatgCGTTTCAAATCCGTTTCTAATCCGTTTCAAATCCGATCGGAATCCGTTCGAAATCCGTTCGaaatccgttccaaatccgttccaaattcGTTCCAAATCTgttccaaatccgttccaaattcTTCCCAAATTCGTTCCAAATTcgttccaaatccgttccaaattcGTTCCAAATCTgttccaaatccgttccaaattcTTCCCAAATTCGTTCCAAATTcgttccaaatccgttccaaattcGTTTCTTAATCCGTTtcaaatccgttccaaatccgtTACAAATGCATTCCAAGTTCGTTCGaaatccgttccaaatccgttccaaatccgttccaaatccgttccaaatcctTTCCAATTGCGTTCCAAATCCGTTTCTAATCCATTtcaaatccgttccaaatccgttccaaatccgttccaaatccgttccaaatccgttccaaatccgttccaaatccgttccaaatccgttccaaatgCGTTTCAAATCCGTTTCTAATCCGTTtcaaatccgttccaaatccgttccaaatccgttccaaatccgttccaaatccgttccaaatccgttccaaatccgtTCGAAATCCATTCAAAGTccgttccaaatccgttcaaAATCCGTTCGAAATGCGTTCGAAATCCGTTCGAAATCCGTTCGAAATCCGTTCGAAATCCGTTCGAAATTCATTCGAAATCCGTTCGAAATCTgttccaaatccgttccaaattcGTTCCAAATTCGTTCCAAATCCGTTTCAAATCCGTTCCAAATTGGTTCGaaatccgttccaaatccgttccaaatgCGTTTCAAATCCGTTTCTAATCCGTTTCAAATCCGTTCGGAATCCGTTCGAAATCCGTTCGaaatccgttccaaatccgttccaaattcGTTCCAAATCTGTTCCAAATTcgttccaaatccgttccaaatccgttccaaatccgttccaaatccgttccaaatccgttccaaattcTTTTCAAATCTGTTCCTAATccgttccaaatccgttccaaatccgttccaaatccgttccaaatccgttccaaatccgttccaaattcgttccaaatccgttccaaattcTTTTCAAATTCTTTTCAAATCTgttccaaatccgttccaaatgCGTTTCAAATCCGTTTCTAATCCGTTTCTAATCCGTTTCAAATTCGTTCTAAATCCGTTCCAAATTCGTTGCAAATTcgttccaaatccgttccaaattcgttccaaatccgttccaaatccgttccaaatccgttccaaatccgttccaaatccgttccaaattcgttccaaatccgttcaaaatccgttccaaatccgttccaaaGTCGTTTTAAATCCGTTCCAAACCCGTTGCAAACCCGTTtcaaatccgttccaaatccgttccaaatccgttccaaattcGTTCCAAATCTgttccaaatccgttccaaattcgttccaaatccgttccaaattcGTTCTAAATCCGTTCCAAATTCGTTGCAAATTcgttccaaatccgttccaaattcgttccaaatccgttccaaattcgttccaaatccgttccaaatccgttcaaAATGCGTTTCAAATCCGTTTCTAATCCGTTCCTAATccgttccaaatccgttccaaatccgtTCGAAATGCGTTCGAAATCCGTTCGAAATCCGTTCGAAATCCGTTCGAAATCCGTTCGAAATCCGTTCGAAATCCATTCGAAATCCGTTCGAAATCtgttccaaatccattccaaattcgTTTCAAATTCGTTCGAAATCCGTTCGAAATCTGTTCGAAATCCGTTCCAAATTCGTTCCAAATCCGTTTCAAATCCGTTCCAAATTCGTTCGaaatccgttccaaatccgttccaaatccgttccaaatgCGTTTCAAATCCGTTTCTAATCCGTTTCAAATCCGTTCGGAATCCGTTCGAAATCCGTTCGaaatccgttccaaatccgttccaaattcGTTCCAAATCCGTTTCACATCCGTTCCAAATTCGTTCAAAATTCGTTTCTTAATCCGTTCCAAATTCGTTCCAAATTcgttccaaatccgttccaaatccgGTCCAAATCCGCTCCACATCCGttctatttggattggatttgggttgatcCTAATCCAACTTCAAATCCTATACGGCCAAAATCGTTCCAAACAATATAGTTTTCGGTTCAGGTCTCTACCCTCCGGTCATCAATCACTACACGCATCAGTTCCTTTATGGCGCGCATTTCTTGGGACCGCTAAACCAGCACGTCTCCCTGCCTCTGAGCGTGGCCGCCCGCGACGACGAAAGCACTTTTTTTGCATGTCCAGGAATTCTATTTTGTgcccaatttttttttcgttagcTCCTTTCTCCATGAATGCACATTGCACATACCTACGACCAACGAACGAACCGAACGCATAATACAGAACCACTCTAAACCTGAGGGGTTGCAAATCGGAGAAGTGAGCAATATACATACTCTTGTTCGATTGAAAATGCAATTTGTTACATGCCCGATATCAAACCAACCGAATAGTACGTGAGCATAGACACATTTCGGGCTGTGGAAATCAATGGACTTTAGCGGTGTGTAGGCCGGCCGCCCGTGATATGCGCGAAAGATGCAAATATGCAGAGCGGACAACATGGTTCAGTTGACCAGACCATATGGCAGAAAGAAAACCGTTCGATCCGATCCGATCCGAAGCGGTCATTAAACCGCGCTTACAAAGTTGGTCGAATTTAAAGGCTCTCTTGTGCTGTGCGGTGCGGTTGGTTGGGCTCTTGGTTGAAGGTTATGTAAGCCCGTGCAAAATGTTCGTGTTTGGCGTTTGGTACCCCGTTGCGTTGTGTCTAACTGGCGCATGGCATGGTGTGTAGGCGTAGTTGGTTCCACTTTGCATGCATGATGCATGGATTGGTTGGAAATGTTCTGATAAGCGTTTGCTAGTAGTCGGTAATGGGGAGTAATTGAATGTTGCTTGCTGATGTGATGATATAATAATGGGTAAAGTGACGGGTTAATCTGTGATTGATGGGAACTTGCAAATGGGGAAAAATAGAAGGCATTTTATGGGGTAATTTCGCCGTGTTTGCTTGGTTGCCGACATCCTTCATGGACGTAAGTTATAATCAATTGACGTAAGAATCTATGTTGCTCAATCTTGAATAACAGTATTCAAGATAAATGCACATAAGTGTAATTCGCGAATTTGACTCAAACAAAGAATGTAGAAAAGAAAGCACTAGTTCCTTTGAAGATATAGCATATGGCGGTTATGGTGGTATGGTTAAACAACAATCAGATCTGTTGCGAGCAACAGCTAATTCTAATTAAATTAAAAGTGCTTAAAAGTAACATAAATTACTGTTGGACGTTTAGGTTTAGGTTTCGTTGGTGGATCTGTCCGCCTTCTAGAAGACAGTTGTACGGAGGCACGAGTGAAGTCGCTCGTCCATCATGGTAGCGAGTATTCCCGTcggctaaagacactgtatgctaaagacacgaaatctgatgattgttactgttgatgatgattgtcgcgtcatgacgatgatgctgtcgagcaatgcttttaaagcgcgtttgacaggtctcctgttcgattggaatgacattgacagcaaatttggaattccaattggaacatttcgtgtctttgcatatagtgtctttaccgTCGGCCACCAATCAACGACGGTAAGGCCCTTTTCCGTCATACCCCGTGGGCCGGAACTATCGAGAGTCGCTATGAAGCAGAGTGTCGTCAACTACACGCCATGAACCTGATCCGTATCCAGGGAGATAGAGGCTGCAatattccccgctcggtcatagctaGAATCATAATACATGCAGCCAGGCCGCTGGAAACTGTTGCTCTTTTGTTGACCAAAGAAAACCATCCGCTCTCTCTAGTTCGTCCACCAATCGGAAGATTCCACCTAGCCGCCGCTCCCTCCGCATCGGTCGATCGGCCATACCGCGCACGGGTCCTTTGCCGACGCTGCGTACCAAATTGCAGCACGGATTCGTTGGCAGCCGCCATTCTGCTGTCACCGCTGTCGAGCATCAAGGAAGTCGCCATCGTTGAGTCGTCGAGCTAAACGGCCCCACCATCGAGCATCGCAACTCCAAAACCTGTGCAGGTATGTAAAGAGCTTTTGTTTACACGtccttatttgttttttttttccattctGTACGTAATTTTCCCGACCAATACGAATGACGTTGCTAAAATaaacggttgaaaattgaaaattcgcTCAGTTTTGTTACGTTTCTTATTGCTTCTTGAATAAACATACTCAATACAAACGTTTTGGTTCCATTATTCTCGGTTGGATACAAAAGCatcctttctagttttctttgagattctttcagcCTGTGAAAGAGTTGATGTTTTGTTTGCGTTTTCGAAGAAACCCtgccgtttttgcctttctcgtgcactaagtgtactggaaacccaagcaaccaaaagttcggattccacttgaagaacgaactcagaagttcaagtttggttcaattccggtttcgttgaacctaattctccaaaaagttactcatgtattgtttatgaacttggaagtacatgtacaagcttttgacttctcttcaaaacgacattaaagtagaAAAGGGGTCCAGAAAAAACTTACTTTAAACTTTTCAGCAGagttcaattaaaatttaatcgaacTCATGTTcaacttttgcgtgcctctaaagctcaaataaagttcagttggacatattcca
The nucleotide sequence above comes from Aedes albopictus strain Foshan unplaced genomic scaffold, AalbF5 HiC_scaffold_366, whole genome shotgun sequence. Encoded proteins:
- the LOC134284629 gene encoding sporozoite surface protein 2-like; this encodes TPPHPHHPHPTTPTHPHPHPQSKPIQIQSKSNPNPIQIQSKSNPNPIQIQSKSNPNPNQIQSKSNPNPIQIQSKSNPNPIQIQSKSNPNPIQIQSKSNPNPIQIQSKSNPNPIQIQSKSNPNPIQIQPIQIQSKSNPNPIQIQSKSNPNPIQIQSKSNPNPIQSNPNPIQIQSKSNPNPIQIQSKSNPNPIQIQSKSNPNPIQIQSKSNPNPIQIQSKSNPNPIQIQSKSNPNQSKSIQIQSKSNPNPIQIQSKSNPNPNPIQIQSKSNPNPIQIQSKSNPNPIQIQSKSNHQIQSCLYRRPPINDGKALFRHTPWAGTIESRYEAECRQLHAMNLIRIQGDRGCNIPRSVIARIIIHAARPLETVALLLTKENHPLSLVRPPIGRFHLAAAPSASVDRPYRARVLCRRCVPNCSTDSLAAAILLSPLSSIKEVAIVESSS